The nucleotide window TAGTATTTACAGCTGGAATGGGTGAAAACAGTCCTCTGGTGTGGGAAAAGGCCTGTGCTGCCTTCCAGTTTTTAGGACTGAGATTAGATCCAGCTAAACTTGAGCGATCCCCAGACGATCAAGACATTGCTGCTGCCGATTCTGCTGTGCGGGTGCTGGTGATTCACACCCAAGAGGAATGGGCCATTGCCCAAGACTGTGCGGCCCTTTGCCAACCGCAATCAGGCCAATAGTTGCTGAAAGGGCTGGGCTAAGGATTGCGACCAGCCCGCGCAGACTTTAGGCAATATTGAAAGCTGCCACCAGGCCAAACACGATAAATAGCCCGCCTCCCAGCAGCATGAGCGTCTTCTCAGAAAGCCGTCCGGCAACTAGCTTGCCAAAAAGCACTGCTATAGCAGCACAGATGGCGTGGCCCAAAGTGGCTCCAATGGCAACGCCAAAGGGATTGTTGCCTGCAGCTAAGGTAATGGTGGCAATTTGAGTGCGATCGCCCCATTCAGCTAAAAAAGTCAGGGTAAAAGCTTTAGAAATGATCGACCAGGGCGCAACAGCCGGGGGCAATCTGCCTGATTCTTCCAAAAGTTCTGCCGCTTCTTTGCATTCGTCTTCCAAAGTTTCCTGGCCAGACATCTGCAGGGCATCGTATAGCATCTTTAGGCCAAACCCTAAAAACAGAACGACCTCTGCCACTTTGACATAGTGTCTGGGCAACAGCCCGGCTACTTGCCCGGTTAAAACTGAAATAATTGTCATTGCTGCCAGCGCTGCGATCGCACCCACAAAGACCCAGCGGCGTGGGTGGCGAGTGGCCAGAATCGCGGCAATAAAAAAGGTTTTATCGCCCAATTCTGCAATCGTAATTAGGAGAAGGCCGGCAGTAAAAGCTGATAACATTGGGTATTTTGCAGGATTAGCACAGAGAAACTGAGGTTAGTCGTGCCCAGTATCTCTTTACAAACCTACAGCAAACACCCTCAGCAAAGCTACTGTTTTACTTCAAAGAATAGTCACAAAGCTATTTCATTATTGATTCATTTTTTGAGCAAATTCTCTTACTCATTACGAGCACGATTGCTTCTAAAGCAGCAGTCTGTTCCTTGAGATTTTGGACTACCTATAGTTATATGGCGAACAGTTTTTGTCAGCATCTTATCTGCTGCTTTAGAAAGCAAGTGATGATGCCAGACATCCTGCACGTTACCGAATGCTCAAATATCAGCGGAGTTACCGCAATGGATGCGTGGGGTAGCTTTAGAATGAACAGTGTCGCTACCGTGTCGTTTATCTGACGTTCACACTGATGAGCACTCAATCTAACCCAGACCGTATTTTGATCTTTGACACCACGCTTCGAGATGGGGAGCAATCGCCTGGCGCAACCCTAAACGTGGAAGAAAAGTTAACTATTGCGCGGCAGCTGGCCCGGCTGGGGGTTGACATCATCGAAGCCGGGTTTCCCTTTGCTAGCCCTGGTGACTTTGAAGCAGTGCAAAAAATTGCTCAAAACGTCGGTACGCCCGATGGCCCCATCATCTGCGGACTAGCGAGAGCGACCCAGCAGGACATTGAAATAGCTGCCAGAGCGCTTCAGCCGGCAGCCAAGTGGCGCATTCATACCTTCATTGCCACGTCCGACATTCACCTGCAGTACAAGCTGCGCAAGACCCGCCCCGAAGTGTTGGCCATTGCTAAAGATATGGTGGCCTACGCCAAAACTTTCACTGACGATGTGGAGTTTTCCCCCGAAGATGCAGGTCGCTCAGATCCCGAGTTTTTGTACGAAATGCTAGAGGTTGCGATCGCAGCCGGAGCCACCACCGTCAATATTCCAGATACCGTGGGCTATCTCACCCCGACTGAGTTTGGCGGGCTGATCAAAGGCATCAAAGAAAACGTGCCCAACATTGATCAGGCGGTGATTTCCGTCCACGGCCACAACGATTTGGGCCTAGCTGTCGCCAACTTCCTCGAAGCAGTGAAAAACGGAGCCCGCCAGCTTGAATGCACCATCAACGGCATCGGTGAACGGGCCGGAAATGCTGCCTTAGAAGAACTGGTTATGGGTCTGCACGTGCGCCGCCAGTACTACAACCCCTTCCTAGGTCGACCTGTCGATTCTGAA belongs to Pseudanabaena sp. FACHB-2040 and includes:
- a CDS encoding TMEM165/GDT1 family protein, with the protein product MLSAFTAGLLLITIAELGDKTFFIAAILATRHPRRWVFVGAIAALAAMTIISVLTGQVAGLLPRHYVKVAEVVLFLGFGLKMLYDALQMSGQETLEDECKEAAELLEESGRLPPAVAPWSIISKAFTLTFLAEWGDRTQIATITLAAGNNPFGVAIGATLGHAICAAIAVLFGKLVAGRLSEKTLMLLGGGLFIVFGLVAAFNIA
- a CDS encoding 2-isopropylmalate synthase — translated: MSTQSNPDRILIFDTTLRDGEQSPGATLNVEEKLTIARQLARLGVDIIEAGFPFASPGDFEAVQKIAQNVGTPDGPIICGLARATQQDIEIAARALQPAAKWRIHTFIATSDIHLQYKLRKTRPEVLAIAKDMVAYAKTFTDDVEFSPEDAGRSDPEFLYEMLEVAIAAGATTVNIPDTVGYLTPTEFGGLIKGIKENVPNIDQAVISVHGHNDLGLAVANFLEAVKNGARQLECTINGIGERAGNAALEELVMGLHVRRQYYNPFLGRPVDSEAPLTNIDTRQIYKTSRLVSNLTGMFVQPNKAIVGANAFAHESGIHQDGVLKHKLTYEIMDAQSIGLNDNQIVLGKHSGRNAFRTRLKELGHELPDQELNRAFLRFKDLADKKKEITDWDIEAIANDETQQTLEHFYLDLVQVSCGDKSRPTATVTVRTPDGQELMDAAIGTGPVDAVYRAINRVVDIPNQLIEYTVQSVTAGIDAIGEVTIRIRHEDRVYSGHAANTDIVVASAHAYVNALNRLYTALQQGTSLHPQRDAEPITA